One Nitrospirota bacterium genomic window carries:
- a CDS encoding MoxR family ATPase has translation MTEIKNEAIAGILRELSKYLQGKENALKLSLISFFSRGHLLIEDLPGLGKTTLAIGIARALGLTFGRIQCTSDLLPTDITGLSIFNKTKGEFEFRKGPIFSNIVLVDEINRATPKTQSALLEAMGEKQVTVEETTYKLSRPFFVIATQNPIEHYGTFPLPESQLDRFMMKIGIGYPHRAAEMDIMRGGSRREELYALKPFLNSEECTNIQDAIRKNVYISEKILDYSINIIEATRTSKHLTAGVSTRGALALANTARSHAFFNGRDYVIPEDIKALAEFTIPHRVLFKEELDTDSKREIIRSLLEKIPTPL, from the coding sequence ATGACGGAAATTAAAAATGAAGCCATTGCGGGGATTTTAAGAGAACTTTCAAAGTATCTTCAAGGTAAGGAAAATGCTTTAAAATTATCTCTGATATCTTTTTTTTCACGCGGACATCTTCTCATTGAAGACTTGCCGGGGCTTGGTAAAACAACACTGGCTATTGGCATAGCGCGGGCACTAGGGCTCACATTTGGCAGAATTCAGTGCACAAGCGACCTTCTGCCAACAGACATTACAGGCCTTTCTATTTTTAACAAGACTAAGGGTGAATTTGAATTTCGTAAGGGACCGATTTTCAGCAACATCGTTCTCGTTGATGAGATAAACAGGGCAACCCCCAAGACCCAAAGCGCTCTCCTTGAAGCTATGGGGGAAAAACAGGTAACTGTTGAGGAGACCACCTATAAGCTCTCCAGGCCTTTCTTTGTTATAGCCACCCAAAATCCCATCGAACACTACGGGACTTTCCCCCTGCCTGAGTCTCAACTGGACAGGTTTATGATGAAAATCGGTATCGGTTATCCGCACAGGGCAGCCGAGATGGATATCATGAGAGGAGGCAGCAGACGCGAGGAGTTGTATGCGTTAAAGCCGTTTTTAAACAGTGAGGAATGTACTAACATTCAGGACGCCATTCGTAAGAACGTTTATATATCAGAAAAAATCCTTGACTATTCAATAAACATAATAGAAGCAACACGAACCAGCAAACACCTTACAGCCGGAGTATCCACCCGCGGTGCACTGGCCTTAGCCAACACAGCCAGGTCACATGCCTTCTTTAACGGCAGAGATTACGTTATCCCTGAGGATATAAAAGCGCTGGCGGAGTTTACCATCCCACACAGGGTGCTCTTTAAGGAGGAGCTTGACACAGATAGCAAAAGGGAGATAATAAGATCGCTCTTAGAAAAAATTCCCACCCCTCTATAA
- a CDS encoding DUF58 domain-containing protein, whose translation MSILIGVSATNTGNNLIYLITAAILSFMAISGAFGRKNISKLQAVIEFPDDLYANMEFPLRVTLINQKTYLPASLVRVRVSGNEILFPYVAPNAKEQKTVQMQFPQRGLTTIDSIEVSSVYPFNLFTRYRQLETKTDIIIYPEPLRCSIPVVSEKTRLSKGESSSDRAGYDSELISVRDYVAGDPLKYVHWKATARTGKLKTKELSSLTFQPIVIDFENFPSESVETKISGITYLIVELSKKKTPVGLKTKGKFFKPDTSPATRRTILRHLALMPKTD comes from the coding sequence TTGTCAATACTTATCGGTGTTTCAGCCACCAACACGGGCAACAATCTCATATACCTTATAACTGCTGCGATTTTAAGTTTTATGGCCATCTCCGGAGCGTTTGGCAGAAAAAATATCTCTAAACTTCAGGCCGTGATTGAGTTTCCTGATGATTTGTATGCTAACATGGAGTTTCCACTGCGTGTAACGCTGATTAATCAAAAGACATATCTGCCTGCCTCCCTTGTAAGAGTCCGAGTCAGCGGTAACGAAATTCTGTTTCCATACGTTGCACCAAACGCTAAAGAGCAAAAAACCGTGCAGATGCAGTTTCCTCAAAGAGGCCTTACAACCATAGACTCCATAGAGGTTTCCTCGGTTTACCCCTTTAACCTGTTTACCAGATACCGTCAGTTAGAAACTAAAACCGATATAATAATATATCCGGAACCACTCAGGTGCAGCATCCCCGTGGTAAGTGAAAAAACAAGACTTTCCAAAGGTGAGAGTTCCTCAGACAGAGCAGGCTATGACTCAGAGCTAATCTCAGTACGGGATTACGTGGCTGGTGATCCTCTTAAATACGTTCACTGGAAAGCAACAGCACGCACAGGCAAACTTAAGACTAAAGAATTGTCCTCGCTGACGTTTCAGCCGATAGTGATTGATTTTGAAAATTTTCCGTCTGAGTCGGTAGAAACTAAAATTTCCGGTATAACTTACTTAATAGTTGAATTATCTAAAAAGAAAACACCCGTTGGACTTAAAACCAAAGGTAAGTTTTTTAAGCCGGATACCTCGCCTGCCACAAGACGCACCATACTCAGACACCTTGCCCTGATGCCCAAAACAGACTAA
- a CDS encoding glycosyltransferase: MIKNKLAIIIPVFNEAENISATISVIENTVKTPHVIYIVYDNDDDNTVPVVKALKENGAAVELLKNPQKGACEAIKWGLKTAIGDYKLVTMADMSDDYGDVDKMCSLMDAGFDLVCGSRYCKGGKQIGGGIIKKTMSRTAGLTLKLLAGVPTYDATNSFKLYRSTMLDTFEIQSDGGFEIGLEIIAKAYTSGYKITEVPTTWKDREKGQSRFKIIQWLPKYLKWYFYAISH, from the coding sequence ATGATAAAGAATAAACTTGCCATAATCATACCTGTTTTTAATGAAGCGGAAAACATATCTGCTACAATTTCGGTGATAGAAAATACGGTTAAAACCCCTCATGTCATATACATTGTGTATGACAATGACGATGATAACACGGTGCCAGTGGTAAAAGCGTTAAAGGAAAACGGGGCAGCGGTGGAGCTCTTGAAAAACCCCCAAAAAGGTGCCTGTGAGGCAATCAAATGGGGATTAAAAACTGCCATTGGTGATTATAAACTTGTTACGATGGCAGACATGTCTGACGACTACGGTGATGTTGATAAAATGTGCAGCTTGATGGATGCCGGGTTTGATCTTGTCTGCGGCAGCAGGTATTGCAAAGGAGGAAAGCAAATAGGTGGCGGCATAATAAAAAAAACAATGTCACGAACTGCAGGACTTACGCTTAAACTGCTTGCCGGTGTTCCAACCTATGATGCTACAAACAGTTTTAAACTTTACCGGAGTACGATGCTTGATACATTTGAAATACAAAGTGACGGCGGGTTTGAGATTGGGCTGGAAATAATAGCAAAGGCTTACACATCAGGATATAAAATCACCGAGGTTCCAACCACATGGAAAGACAGAGAAAAGGGACAGTCACGGTTTAAGATTATACAATGGCTTCCTAAATATCTAAAATGGTACTTTTACGCTATAAGTCATTAG
- a CDS encoding NAD-dependent epimerase/dehydratase family protein, producing the protein MKILVTGSAGFVGGYLVEELLNCGHEVVGIDNFSKYGKVEKSYDTNPSYRFVEGDVKNVDLLKELISDCDQMAAIAAIIGGISMFHELAYDLIAENERITAASFDAALWAFKNKKLKKINVLSSSMVFESTSTYPTPEGEQLKCPPPLSTYGFQKLACEYFAKGAHEQYGLPYTIIRPFNAVGIGEKRAKVEREILSGNVKLAMSHVVPDIVQKVLKGQDPLHILGSGNQIRHYTYAGDLARGIRMCIENEKSINDDFNISTAQSTTVIELSEMIWNKINTGKPFRYVSDKPFQYDVQKRVPNVEKAKRILGFEATTTLSESLDEVIPWIAEQIKIGGI; encoded by the coding sequence ATGAAGATACTGGTAACGGGGTCAGCCGGATTTGTTGGCGGCTATCTGGTTGAGGAGCTGCTTAATTGCGGGCATGAGGTTGTTGGAATTGACAACTTCTCTAAATACGGCAAAGTGGAAAAAAGTTATGATACTAACCCATCGTACCGGTTTGTTGAGGGCGATGTTAAAAATGTGGATTTGCTTAAGGAGTTAATATCGGATTGTGACCAGATGGCGGCAATTGCTGCAATCATTGGCGGCATATCAATGTTTCATGAGCTGGCGTACGACCTTATAGCTGAAAACGAAAGAATCACAGCGGCATCGTTTGATGCGGCACTCTGGGCATTTAAAAACAAGAAGTTGAAAAAGATAAATGTTCTTTCATCCTCTATGGTTTTTGAAAGCACCAGCACATACCCAACCCCTGAGGGAGAACAGCTAAAATGTCCTCCGCCTCTTTCCACATACGGGTTTCAGAAACTTGCCTGTGAGTACTTCGCTAAGGGTGCGCACGAACAATACGGGTTGCCCTATACGATAATAAGGCCGTTTAACGCCGTTGGTATTGGAGAGAAGAGAGCAAAAGTGGAGAGGGAGATTCTCTCCGGTAACGTGAAACTTGCCATGAGCCACGTTGTCCCGGACATTGTGCAAAAGGTACTAAAGGGACAAGACCCGCTTCACATACTGGGCAGTGGCAATCAAATCCGCCACTACACCTATGCCGGAGACCTGGCAAGAGGAATCCGCATGTGTATAGAAAATGAAAAATCCATTAACGATGACTTTAACATATCCACCGCTCAGTCAACCACAGTAATCGAATTGTCTGAAATGATCTGGAATAAGATAAACACCGGCAAACCATTTCGATACGTATCCGATAAACCGTTTCAGTACGATGTACAAAAGCGCGTACCAAATGTTGAAAAGGCAAAGCGGATTTTAGGGTTTGAGGCAACAACAACTCTCAGTGAATCGCTTGATGAGGTAATCCCGTGGATAGCCGAGCAGATAAAGATAGGTGGAATTTAG